From one Ramlibacter agri genomic stretch:
- the rpoC gene encoding DNA-directed RNA polymerase subunit beta' — protein sequence MKSLLDLFKQFTPDEHFDAIRIGIASPEKIRSWSFGEVKKPETINYRTFKPERDGLFCAKIFGPIKDYECLCGKYKRLKHRGVICEKCGVEVTQTKVRRERMGHIDLAAPCAHIWFLKSLPSRLGLVLDMTLRDIERVLYFEAYVITDPGMTPLKKFGIMSEDDYDAKRKEYGDEFVAKMGAEGIKDLLEGIDLDIEIEKLRGDLTGSEVKVKKNAKRLKVLEAFKKSGMKPNWMVMDVLPVLPPDLRPLVPLDGGRFATSDLNDLYRRVINRNSRLKRLLELKAPEIIARNEKRMLQEAVDSLLDNGRRGKAMTGANKRALKSLADMIKGKSGRFRQNLLGKRVDYSGRSVITVGPTLKLHQCGLPKLMALELFKPFIFSRLEAMGIATTIKAAKKEVEAGTPVVWDILEEVIKEHPVLLNRAPTLHRLGIQAFEPILIEGKAIQLHPLVCAAFNADFDGDQMAVHVPLSVEAQMEARTLMLASNNVLFPASGEPSIVPSQDVVLGLYYTTRERTNGKGEGMVFTDVAEVLRALDNGVVELTSKVGVRLTEWTREKTTDEFTPNTKVFDTTVGRAILSEILPKGLPFSVLNKPLKKKEISRLINTSFRKCGLKETVVFADKLLQNGFRLATKAGISIAVDDMLVPPEKAAIIDRSEKEVKEIEQQYVSGLVTSGERYNKVVDIWGKAGDEVSKVMMAQLAKEKVIDRNGKEVEQESFNSIYMMADSGARGSAAQIRQLAGMRGLMAKPDGSIIETPITANFREGLNVLQYFISTHGARKGLADTALKTANSGYLTRRLVDVTQDLVVTEDDCETTDGSLMRAIVEGGEVIESLRDRILGRMTAEDVLHPETRAVLMKAGLMLDEDVIDELEAAGVDEVKVRTALTCATRFGLCAKCYGRDLGRGGLVNVGEAVGVIAAQSIGEPGTQLTMRTFHIGGAASRAAVASSVEAKSSGLVGFNTTMRYVTNQKGELVVISRSGEIVIHDEHGRERERHKVPYGAILTVKADQPIKAGTILANWDPLTRPIITEFAGKVKFENVEEGLTVAKQVDEVTGLSTLVVIDPKRRGSAKVVRPQVKLIDASNNEVKIPGTDHSVTIAFQVGSLVQVRDGQDVGPGEVLARIPVEGQKTRDITGGLPRVAELFEARTPKDKGVLAEMTGTVSFGKETKGKIRLQITDPEGGVHEELVPKEKNILVHEGQVVNKGESVVDGPADPQDILRLLGVEELARYVVDEVQDVYRLQGVKINDKHIEVIVRQMLRRVVVENTGESGYIAGEQVERSEMLDTNDRLRGENKLPATYSNLLLGITKASLSTDSFISAASFQETTRVLTEAAIMGKRDELRGLKENVIVGRLIPAGTGMAYHVARKAKDQMDEAERRAIADAEAADLAGVTESATEADTHEGPTSAE from the coding sequence ATGAAATCGCTACTCGACCTGTTCAAGCAGTTCACGCCGGACGAGCATTTCGATGCCATCCGCATCGGCATCGCCTCGCCCGAGAAGATCCGTTCCTGGTCCTTCGGTGAAGTCAAGAAGCCGGAAACCATCAACTACCGCACCTTCAAGCCGGAGCGCGATGGCCTCTTCTGCGCCAAGATCTTCGGCCCGATCAAGGACTACGAGTGCCTGTGCGGCAAGTACAAGCGCCTGAAGCACCGCGGCGTGATCTGCGAGAAGTGCGGCGTCGAAGTGACCCAGACCAAGGTGCGCCGCGAGCGCATGGGCCACATCGACCTGGCCGCGCCCTGCGCCCACATCTGGTTCCTGAAGTCGCTGCCCTCGCGTCTCGGCCTCGTGCTGGACATGACGCTGCGCGACATCGAGCGCGTGCTGTATTTCGAGGCGTACGTCATCACCGACCCCGGCATGACCCCGCTGAAGAAGTTCGGCATCATGTCCGAGGACGACTACGACGCGAAGCGCAAGGAATACGGTGACGAGTTCGTCGCCAAGATGGGCGCCGAAGGCATCAAGGACCTGCTGGAAGGCATCGACCTCGACATCGAGATCGAGAAGCTGCGCGGCGACCTGACCGGCTCCGAAGTCAAGGTCAAGAAGAACGCCAAGCGCCTGAAGGTCCTCGAGGCCTTCAAGAAGTCCGGCATGAAGCCGAACTGGATGGTCATGGACGTCCTGCCCGTGCTGCCGCCGGACCTGCGTCCGCTGGTGCCGCTGGACGGCGGCCGCTTCGCGACCTCCGACCTCAACGACCTGTACCGCCGCGTCATCAACCGCAACTCGCGCCTGAAGCGACTGCTGGAGCTGAAGGCTCCGGAAATCATCGCGCGCAACGAGAAGCGGATGCTGCAGGAAGCAGTGGATTCGCTGCTGGACAACGGCCGTCGCGGCAAGGCCATGACGGGCGCGAACAAGCGTGCCCTGAAGTCGCTGGCCGACATGATCAAGGGCAAGAGCGGCCGCTTCCGCCAGAACCTGCTGGGCAAGCGCGTCGACTACTCCGGCCGTTCGGTGATCACCGTGGGCCCGACCCTGAAGCTGCACCAGTGCGGCCTGCCGAAGCTGATGGCGCTGGAGCTGTTCAAGCCCTTCATCTTCTCGCGCCTGGAAGCCATGGGCATCGCCACCACCATCAAGGCGGCGAAGAAGGAAGTGGAAGCCGGCACGCCCGTCGTGTGGGACATCCTCGAAGAGGTCATCAAGGAGCACCCGGTTCTGCTGAACCGCGCTCCCACGCTGCACCGCCTGGGCATCCAGGCCTTCGAGCCGATCCTGATCGAAGGCAAGGCGATCCAGCTGCACCCGCTCGTTTGCGCGGCCTTCAACGCCGACTTCGACGGCGACCAGATGGCCGTGCACGTCCCGCTGTCCGTGGAAGCGCAGATGGAAGCCCGCACGCTGATGCTGGCCTCCAACAACGTGCTGTTCCCGGCCTCCGGCGAACCCTCCATCGTTCCTTCGCAGGACGTGGTGCTGGGCCTGTACTACACGACCCGCGAGCGCACCAACGGCAAGGGTGAAGGCATGGTCTTCACCGACGTGGCCGAAGTGCTGCGCGCGCTGGACAACGGCGTGGTGGAACTGACCTCCAAGGTCGGTGTGCGCCTGACCGAGTGGACGCGCGAGAAGACGACCGACGAATTCACGCCGAACACCAAGGTGTTCGACACGACCGTCGGCCGCGCCATCCTGTCCGAGATCCTGCCCAAGGGCCTGCCTTTCAGCGTGCTGAACAAGCCGCTGAAGAAGAAGGAGATCAGCCGCCTGATCAACACCTCCTTCCGCAAGTGCGGCCTGAAGGAGACCGTGGTCTTCGCCGACAAGCTGCTGCAGAACGGCTTCCGCCTCGCCACCAAGGCCGGCATCTCGATTGCCGTGGACGACATGCTGGTGCCGCCGGAGAAGGCCGCCATCATCGACCGCTCCGAGAAGGAAGTGAAGGAGATCGAGCAGCAGTACGTGTCCGGTCTCGTGACTTCCGGCGAGCGCTACAACAAGGTCGTGGACATCTGGGGCAAGGCCGGCGACGAAGTGTCGAAGGTCATGATGGCCCAGCTGGCCAAGGAAAAGGTGATCGACCGCAACGGCAAGGAAGTGGAGCAGGAGTCGTTCAACTCCATCTACATGATGGCCGACTCGGGCGCCCGCGGTTCCGCCGCGCAGATCCGCCAGCTGGCGGGCATGCGGGGCCTGATGGCCAAGCCGGACGGCTCGATCATCGAGACGCCCATCACGGCCAACTTCCGCGAAGGCCTGAACGTGCTGCAGTACTTCATCTCCACCCACGGTGCCCGCAAGGGTCTCGCGGACACGGCGCTGAAGACCGCGAACTCCGGCTACCTGACGCGTCGTCTCGTCGACGTGACGCAGGACCTGGTGGTGACCGAGGACGATTGCGAAACCACCGACGGCTCGCTGATGCGCGCCATCGTCGAGGGCGGTGAAGTCATCGAGTCGCTGCGTGACCGGATCCTGGGCCGCATGACCGCCGAAGACGTGCTGCACCCGGAAACGCGTGCGGTGCTGATGAAGGCCGGCCTGATGCTGGACGAAGACGTGATCGACGAGCTGGAGGCAGCCGGTGTCGACGAAGTCAAGGTCCGCACCGCGCTGACCTGCGCCACCCGCTTCGGCCTGTGCGCCAAGTGCTACGGCCGCGACCTCGGCCGCGGCGGCCTGGTGAACGTCGGCGAAGCGGTCGGCGTGATCGCCGCCCAGTCGATCGGCGAACCCGGCACGCAGCTGACGATGCGTACCTTCCACATCGGTGGTGCGGCGTCGCGCGCGGCGGTGGCTTCCAGCGTGGAAGCCAAGTCGTCCGGCCTCGTGGGCTTCAACACCACGATGCGCTACGTGACCAACCAGAAGGGCGAGCTGGTGGTGATCTCGCGTTCGGGCGAAATCGTCATCCACGACGAGCACGGCCGCGAGCGCGAGCGCCACAAGGTGCCTTACGGCGCGATCCTGACGGTGAAGGCCGACCAGCCGATCAAGGCCGGCACGATCCTGGCCAACTGGGACCCGCTGACCCGACCCATCATCACGGAATTCGCCGGCAAGGTGAAGTTCGAGAACGTGGAAGAAGGCCTGACGGTCGCCAAGCAGGTGGACGAAGTCACCGGCCTGTCGACGCTGGTCGTGATCGACCCGAAGCGCCGCGGCTCCGCCAAGGTGGTGCGCCCGCAGGTGAAGCTGATCGACGCCTCCAACAACGAGGTGAAGATCCCCGGCACCGACCACTCGGTGACGATCGCCTTCCAGGTGGGCTCGCTGGTGCAGGTGCGCGACGGCCAGGACGTGGGCCCCGGCGAAGTGCTGGCCCGCATCCCGGTGGAAGGCCAGAAGACCCGCGACATCACGGGCGGTCTGCCCCGCGTGGCCGAACTGTTCGAAGCCCGCACGCCCAAGGACAAGGGCGTGCTGGCCGAGATGACCGGCACCGTGTCCTTCGGCAAGGAGACCAAGGGCAAGATTCGCCTGCAGATCACCGATCCGGAAGGCGGCGTGCACGAGGAGCTGGTGCCCAAGGAAAAGAACATCCTGGTGCACGAAGGCCAGGTGGTGAACAAGGGCGAATCCGTGGTCGACGGCCCGGCCGATCCGCAGGACATCCTGCGGCTGCTGGGTGTCGAGGAACTGGCGCGCTACGTCGTCGATGAAGTGCAGGACGTGTACCGCCTCCAGGGCGTGAAGATCAACGACAAGCACATCGAGGTGATCGTTCGCCAGATGCTGCGTCGCGTGGTCGTCGAGAACACGGGCGAGTCCGGCTACATCGCGGGCGAGCAGGTCGAGCGCTCCGAGATGCTGGACACCAACGACCGCCTGCGCGGCGAAAACAAGCTGCCGGCGACGTACAGCAACCTGCTGCTCGGTATCACGAAGGCCTCGCTGTCGACCGACTCGTTCATCTCCGCCGCTTCCTTCCAGGAAACGACGCGGGTGCTGACCGAAGCGGCGATCATGGGCAAGCGCGACGAGCTGCGTGGCCTGAAGGAAAACGTCATCGTCGGCCGCCTGATCCCTGCCGGCACCGGCATGGCCTACCACGTGGCCCGCAAGGCGAAGGACCAGATGGACGAGGCCGAGCGCCGCGCCATCGCCGACGCCGAAGCGGCCGACCTGGCCGGCGTGACGGAGTCCGCCACGGAAGCGGACACCCACGAAGGTCCGACCTCGGCCGAGTAA
- a CDS encoding LemA family protein produces the protein MDSSLVPWIVAAVTLFWAVGAYNRLVRLRSEANAAFAQLETELAKQVALVTSCIPPEEDQHASQFSGGSAFWGGLQGAAAQLSVALSSARARPLDAERIATLGAAQEVLGTAWERAERDDAHDLAGPRLPHNVGGERQHMVHTAQAAAEHFNEAVTRYNEAIQQFPAQLLAWLFGFQPGRGLRVRH, from the coding sequence ATGGATTCCTCGCTCGTTCCGTGGATCGTCGCTGCCGTCACCCTGTTCTGGGCGGTCGGCGCCTACAACCGCCTGGTGCGCCTGCGCTCGGAGGCCAACGCCGCCTTTGCGCAGCTGGAAACCGAGCTGGCCAAGCAGGTGGCGCTCGTGACCTCGTGCATCCCGCCCGAGGAGGACCAGCACGCGTCGCAGTTCTCCGGCGGCAGTGCCTTCTGGGGCGGGCTGCAAGGTGCGGCGGCGCAGCTGTCGGTGGCGCTGTCCTCGGCGCGCGCACGGCCGCTCGACGCCGAGCGCATCGCCACGCTGGGTGCCGCGCAGGAGGTGCTGGGCACCGCCTGGGAACGGGCCGAGCGCGACGACGCGCACGACCTCGCCGGCCCGCGGCTGCCCCACAACGTCGGTGGCGAGCGCCAGCACATGGTGCACACCGCCCAGGCCGCGGCCGAGCATTTCAACGAAGCCGTGACTCGCTACAACGAAGCGATCCAGCAATTTCCGGCGCAACTGCTTGCCTGGCTGTTCGGCTTCCAGCCGGGCCGGGGCTTGCGCGTGCGCCACTGA
- the rsmB gene encoding 16S rRNA (cytosine(967)-C(5))-methyltransferase RsmB — MSPPVPLWRQLQAAASVLAAVRRGESATPALARVAAELRPGAQALVFHVLRNLGRAEALRKQLAKRAPPPAADALLCTALALAWREEGAPYAPFTLVDQAVEAAKRSPETRAQQAFINACLRRFLRERDALVQATDADPVARWNHPRWWIQKLRHDWPQDWERILEANNAAAPMTLRVNASRATVAAMQERFAAAGIAATRNGEYGLTLERPMPVQEIPGFGEGAVSVQDAAAQLAAPLVMASAGAVPKRILDACAAPGGKTAHIAELAPGAELLALDVDPARCERIHENLQRLGLQAEVLAADAGETAQWWDGRPFDAILLDAPCTASGIVRRHPDVRWLRREGDVAQLARQQERLLTALWPLLAPGGRLVYCTCSVFKAEGEAQVEAFVAHNSGARLRPATGHLRPSGGALGQGVPDNEPGDHDGFFYAVLEKSARNAPAHPAVA, encoded by the coding sequence ATGTCCCCTCCCGTTCCGCTCTGGCGGCAGCTGCAGGCTGCCGCATCCGTGCTCGCCGCTGTCCGGCGCGGCGAATCCGCGACGCCCGCACTGGCGCGCGTCGCCGCTGAATTGCGCCCCGGCGCGCAGGCGCTGGTGTTCCATGTACTGCGCAACCTGGGGCGCGCCGAGGCCTTGCGCAAGCAGCTCGCCAAGCGGGCACCGCCGCCGGCCGCCGACGCGCTGCTCTGCACCGCGCTGGCCCTGGCCTGGCGCGAAGAGGGCGCGCCCTATGCGCCGTTCACGCTGGTTGACCAGGCCGTGGAGGCCGCGAAACGCTCGCCCGAAACGCGCGCGCAGCAGGCTTTCATCAACGCCTGCCTGCGGCGCTTCCTGCGCGAGCGCGATGCGCTGGTGCAGGCGACGGACGCCGATCCGGTGGCGCGCTGGAACCATCCGCGCTGGTGGATCCAGAAGCTGCGGCACGACTGGCCGCAGGACTGGGAACGGATCCTGGAGGCGAACAACGCCGCGGCGCCGATGACCTTGCGGGTGAATGCGAGCCGGGCGACGGTCGCGGCGATGCAGGAGCGATTCGCCGCGGCTGGCATTGCGGCGACGCGGAACGGGGAGTACGGGCTCACCCTGGAGCGGCCCATGCCGGTGCAGGAGATTCCGGGCTTCGGCGAAGGGGCGGTGTCTGTGCAGGATGCGGCGGCGCAGTTGGCTGCGCCGTTGGTGATGGCGTCGGCCGGCGCCGTGCCCAAGAGAATTCTCGATGCCTGTGCTGCGCCGGGCGGCAAGACAGCGCACATCGCGGAGCTCGCGCCGGGCGCCGAGTTGCTGGCGCTGGACGTCGACCCGGCGCGCTGCGAACGCATCCACGAGAACCTGCAGCGACTCGGACTGCAGGCGGAGGTGCTGGCCGCCGATGCCGGGGAAACGGCCCAATGGTGGGACGGCCGGCCCTTCGATGCGATCCTGCTCGACGCGCCTTGCACGGCCTCGGGCATCGTGCGCCGGCACCCGGACGTACGCTGGCTGCGGCGGGAAGGCGACGTGGCCCAGCTTGCTCGACAGCAGGAGCGTCTGCTTACTGCGCTGTGGCCCTTGCTCGCACCGGGTGGCCGGTTGGTGTACTGCACCTGCTCGGTGTTCAAGGCCGAGGGCGAAGCCCAGGTGGAGGCGTTTGTTGCACACAACAGCGGCGCGCGTTTGCGGCCTGCGACTGGCCATTTGAGGCCCTCCGGTGGGGCGTTGGGGCAGGGCGTCCCGGACAATGAGCCAGGTGACCACGACGGCTTCTTCTACGCGGTGCTGGAAAAAAGTGCACGCAATGCACCTGCGCACCCGGCTGTGGCTTGA
- a CDS encoding DUF4390 domain-containing protein yields the protein MHLRTRLWLERAASACAVVLLFVLCLAAVPARADYAGTEVTHMLVERSEDGVHLSATVHFELPAVVDDALAKGIPMYFVAEAAIYRDRWYWYDKRVASAARHFRLSFQPLTRRWRLQVSPTPIGNSGLVLGQMFDSRDEALAALQRFSRWRIADAAEVDPESIHTVEFRFRLDVSQLPRPFQIGAVGQSDWNLSASRAVRLQLDHNR from the coding sequence ATGCACCTGCGCACCCGGCTGTGGCTTGAGCGCGCCGCGTCCGCCTGCGCCGTCGTCCTGCTGTTCGTGCTGTGCCTGGCCGCCGTGCCGGCCCGCGCCGACTACGCCGGCACGGAAGTCACGCACATGCTGGTGGAGCGCAGCGAGGACGGCGTCCACCTGTCCGCCACGGTCCACTTCGAGCTGCCGGCCGTGGTGGACGATGCCCTGGCCAAGGGCATTCCGATGTACTTCGTGGCCGAGGCCGCGATCTATCGCGACCGCTGGTACTGGTACGACAAGCGCGTCGCGAGCGCCGCGCGCCATTTCCGCCTGAGTTTCCAGCCGCTCACGCGCCGCTGGCGCCTGCAGGTCTCGCCGACGCCCATCGGCAACTCCGGCCTGGTGCTGGGCCAGATGTTCGACAGCCGCGACGAGGCGCTGGCGGCGCTGCAGCGCTTTTCGCGCTGGCGCATCGCCGATGCGGCCGAGGTCGACCCCGAGAGCATCCACACGGTCGAATTCCGGTTCAGACTCGACGTTTCGCAGCTGCCGCGCCCCTTCCAGATCGGCGCCGTGGGCCAGAGTGACTGGAACCTCTCGGCGTCGCGCGCGGTGCGGCTGCAGCTGGACCACAACCGGTGA
- a CDS encoding ATP-binding protein encodes MPRPPEGPARALVKGTRAWRWTLVVGVAVLVAIGIVLMFLLAQATNNQTFYERNYGKLFALNMVVAGMLLAVILWVSVRLVSRLRRGKFGTRLLIKLALIFGLVGVVPGVLIYVVSYQFVSRSIESWFDVKVEGALDAGLNLGRATLDTLSNDFGNKTRAAASQLAETPDASAGLVLEKLRDQLSASDVVLWSGSGQMIASAGQSRFQLRPERPTAQQLRTVRNQRVMTVIEGLDDPQSAINNAKIKAIAVVPQPSLGLLAEPRYLQATSIIPPTLVANAIAVQEAYREYQERALAREGLRRMYIGTLTLSFFLAVIGAVLLAILLGNQLARPLLLLAAGVSEVAAGDLSPKPALQGKDELGGLTRAFAEMTKQLAEARAAVDKSMGQLRAARANLQTILDNLTAGVIVLDAEGRIRASNPGAARILRLDLEAWHAKPLAGIEGLEAFGAAVQQRFDDFLSERSPQGPDHWQQSFELNTAHAGEPAANIITLVARGAEMPGQARLLVFDDISEIVSAQRAQAWGEVARRLAHEIKNPLTPIQLSAERLEMKLSSKLQDGEKAILEKSVHTIVDQVESMKRLVNEFRDYARLPAAELKPVDLNALIHDVLLLYSREGDATRGAAQVPVRMELDPAAPRILGDAQQVRQVIHNLLQNAQDASEGRPGGSVLVRTQHNDTTRRVRLVVQDAGAGFPEHILKKAFEPYVTTKPKGTGLGLAVVKKIADEHGARIELKNRVENGVIQGAQVSLSFGVAS; translated from the coding sequence CTGCCCCGCCCGCCCGAAGGCCCGGCGCGCGCCCTGGTGAAGGGCACGCGCGCCTGGCGCTGGACGCTGGTGGTCGGCGTGGCGGTGCTGGTGGCCATCGGCATCGTGCTGATGTTCCTGCTGGCGCAGGCCACCAACAACCAGACTTTCTACGAGCGCAACTACGGCAAGCTGTTCGCGCTGAACATGGTCGTGGCCGGCATGCTGCTGGCGGTGATCCTGTGGGTCTCGGTGCGCCTGGTCTCGCGGCTGCGGCGCGGCAAGTTCGGCACGCGCCTGCTGATCAAGCTGGCGCTGATCTTCGGCCTGGTGGGCGTCGTGCCGGGCGTGCTGATCTACGTTGTGTCCTACCAGTTCGTGTCGCGCTCCATCGAAAGCTGGTTCGACGTGAAGGTGGAAGGCGCCCTGGATGCCGGCCTGAACCTGGGCCGCGCCACGCTGGACACGCTGTCCAACGACTTCGGCAACAAGACGCGCGCGGCGGCCAGCCAGCTGGCGGAGACGCCCGATGCCTCCGCCGGCCTGGTGCTGGAGAAACTGCGCGACCAGCTCTCGGCCTCCGACGTGGTGCTGTGGAGCGGCAGCGGCCAGATGATCGCGAGCGCCGGGCAGTCGCGCTTCCAGCTGCGGCCCGAGCGGCCGACCGCGCAGCAGCTGCGCACCGTGCGCAACCAGCGGGTGATGACGGTGATCGAGGGCCTGGACGACCCGCAGAGCGCCATCAACAACGCCAAGATCAAGGCCATCGCCGTGGTGCCGCAGCCCAGCCTGGGCCTGCTCGCGGAGCCGCGCTACCTGCAGGCTACCAGCATCATCCCGCCCACGCTGGTGGCCAATGCGATCGCCGTGCAGGAGGCCTACCGCGAGTACCAGGAGCGCGCCTTGGCGCGCGAAGGCCTGCGGCGCATGTACATCGGCACGCTGACCCTGAGCTTCTTCCTGGCGGTGATTGGCGCGGTGTTGCTGGCCATCCTGCTGGGCAACCAGCTCGCGCGGCCCCTGCTGCTGCTGGCCGCCGGCGTCAGCGAGGTGGCGGCGGGCGACCTGTCGCCCAAGCCGGCGCTGCAGGGCAAGGACGAACTCGGCGGCCTGACGCGGGCCTTCGCCGAGATGACCAAGCAGCTGGCGGAGGCGCGGGCCGCGGTGGACAAGAGCATGGGCCAGTTGCGGGCAGCCCGGGCCAACCTGCAGACCATCCTGGACAATCTGACGGCGGGCGTGATCGTGCTGGACGCGGAGGGCCGCATCCGCGCCTCGAACCCGGGCGCGGCGCGCATCCTGCGGCTGGACCTGGAGGCCTGGCATGCCAAGCCGCTGGCCGGCATCGAGGGCCTGGAGGCCTTCGGCGCGGCGGTGCAGCAGCGCTTCGACGACTTCCTGAGCGAGCGCTCACCGCAGGGTCCGGACCACTGGCAGCAGTCTTTCGAACTGAACACGGCCCATGCCGGCGAACCGGCGGCGAACATCATCACCCTGGTCGCGCGGGGGGCCGAAATGCCGGGCCAGGCCCGTTTGTTGGTTTTTGACGACATTTCGGAGATCGTTTCCGCCCAACGGGCGCAGGCCTGGGGCGAGGTCGCGCGGCGCCTCGCGCACGAGATCAAGAACCCCCTGACGCCGATCCAGCTGTCGGCCGAACGGCTGGAAATGAAGCTGTCCTCGAAGCTGCAGGATGGCGAGAAGGCGATCCTCGAAAAGTCGGTGCACACCATCGTCGACCAGGTCGAATCGATGAAGCGGCTGGTGAACGAGTTCCGCGACTACGCGCGCCTGCCGGCGGCCGAATTGAAGCCGGTGGACCTGAACGCGTTGATCCACGACGTGCTGCTGCTCTACTCGCGCGAAGGGGACGCCACCAGAGGCGCGGCGCAGGTGCCGGTGCGCATGGAGCTCGATCCGGCAGCACCTCGCATCCTCGGCGACGCGCAGCAAGTACGGCAGGTGATCCACAACCTGCTGCAGAACGCGCAGGACGCCAGCGAAGGCCGCCCGGGCGGCTCCGTGCTGGTGCGCACGCAGCACAACGACACGACGCGGCGCGTCCGCCTGGTGGTCCAGGACGCCGGCGCCGGTTTCCCCGAGCACATCCTGAAAAAAGCCTTCGAGCCCTACGTCACCACCAAGCCCAAGGGCACCGGGCTGGGGCTCGCGGTCGTGAAAAAAATCGCGGATGAGCACGGAGCCCGCATAGAACTGAAGAACAGGGTGGAAAACGGAGTCATCCAGGGGGCCCAAGTCTCGTTATCATTTGGAGTTGCGAGTTAG
- a CDS encoding response regulator, translating to MANILVVDDELGIRDLLSEILNDEGHSVELAENAAQARAARQRMRYDLVLLDIWMPDTDGVTLLKEWAATGLLNMPVVMMSGHATIETAVEATKIGAHSFLEKPITMQKLLKAVEAGLARNGGTPGAATAPPRKPGMAGVVPMMPVAELTVEAAMTGGQSLPAAVEMGPQARQMFELDKPLRDARDEFEKCYFEFHLAKEGGSMTRVAEKTGLERTHLYRKLKQLGVDLSRGKRSSNSAA from the coding sequence ATGGCAAACATATTGGTGGTGGACGACGAACTCGGGATCCGGGACCTGTTGTCCGAAATCCTCAACGACGAGGGCCACAGCGTCGAGCTTGCGGAAAACGCCGCCCAGGCCCGCGCGGCACGGCAACGCATGCGCTACGACCTGGTGCTGCTGGACATCTGGATGCCGGACACCGACGGGGTCACGCTGCTGAAGGAGTGGGCGGCCACCGGGCTGCTGAACATGCCCGTGGTGATGATGAGCGGCCACGCCACCATCGAAACGGCCGTCGAGGCCACGAAGATCGGCGCGCACTCGTTCCTGGAAAAGCCGATCACCATGCAGAAGCTGCTGAAGGCAGTGGAAGCAGGGCTGGCGCGCAACGGCGGCACGCCGGGCGCGGCAACCGCGCCTCCGCGCAAGCCTGGCATGGCTGGCGTGGTGCCGATGATGCCGGTGGCCGAACTGACGGTGGAAGCCGCCATGACCGGCGGCCAGAGCCTGCCCGCCGCGGTGGAGATGGGCCCGCAGGCACGCCAGATGTTCGAGCTGGACAAGCCGCTGCGCGACGCGCGTGACGAATTCGAGAAGTGCTACTTCGAATTCCACCTCGCCAAGGAAGGCGGCTCGATGACGCGCGTGGCCGAGAAGACCGGCCTCGAGCGCACGCACCTCTATCGCAAGCTGAAGCAACTGGGCGTGGACCTCTCGCGCGGCAAGCGCAGCAGCAACTCCGCGGCTTGA
- a CDS encoding nucleotide pyrophosphohydrolase: MTNAFTELAERLQEFARARDWEQFHAPKNLASALSVEAGELLEHFMWLTEEQSRSLAADKREEVAMEMADVLLYLVQLATNLGIDLQHAARKKIEINELRFPVEGNGRKHDES, translated from the coding sequence ATGACCAACGCATTCACCGAGCTTGCCGAACGCCTGCAGGAATTCGCGCGGGCGCGCGACTGGGAGCAGTTCCACGCGCCGAAGAACCTCGCGTCCGCACTGTCGGTCGAAGCCGGCGAACTGCTCGAGCACTTCATGTGGCTGACCGAGGAGCAGAGCCGCAGCCTCGCGGCCGACAAGCGTGAAGAGGTCGCCATGGAGATGGCGGACGTGCTGCTCTACCTGGTCCAGCTCGCAACGAACCTGGGCATCGACCTCCAGCATGCGGCGCGGAAGAAGATCGAGATCAACGAGTTGCGCTTTCCGGTCGAAGGCAACGGCCGCAAGCACGACGAGTCCTGA